From Rhodococcus sp. B7740, one genomic window encodes:
- a CDS encoding phosphotriesterase family protein, whose product MIVRTVLGDIDPAELGQTLCHEHLFTNPPAWATHEDSDMVLHNVDNAVSELDDFMAVGGGAVIEMTTADYGRNAEKLLAAASRTAVHVVSASGYQKGIYYPDSVETESVDELAQRFVEDVTVGIDGTTARAGVIKYGTCRTDRIRDDEEKVQKATAQAHLATGAPISTHCQAGTLGTVQVAGFEDHGVDPNRVLIGHVDRNLDYDYIRTLAGTGVWLGFDHWTKPKYPSDDIRISFVEKLFDEGFTKIMVSGDLGRPSYQPSYGGTPGFAGLTTQVQGRMNDKLIHQLFVVNPSQFFAFEPVGSR is encoded by the coding sequence ATGATCGTCAGAACCGTTCTGGGAGATATCGATCCGGCGGAACTCGGACAGACCTTGTGTCACGAGCACCTGTTCACGAACCCGCCGGCGTGGGCCACGCACGAGGACTCGGACATGGTGTTGCACAACGTGGACAACGCGGTGAGCGAACTCGACGACTTCATGGCGGTCGGCGGCGGTGCCGTGATCGAGATGACCACGGCGGACTACGGGCGAAACGCAGAGAAGCTGCTGGCCGCCGCCAGCCGTACCGCTGTCCATGTGGTGTCCGCGTCGGGCTATCAGAAGGGTATCTACTACCCGGATTCCGTAGAGACCGAGAGTGTCGACGAGTTGGCGCAGAGGTTCGTCGAGGACGTCACCGTCGGGATCGACGGAACCACGGCACGTGCCGGCGTCATCAAGTACGGGACCTGCCGAACCGACCGCATTCGGGACGACGAGGAGAAGGTCCAAAAAGCAACGGCGCAAGCCCATCTCGCAACCGGTGCGCCGATCTCCACGCACTGCCAGGCGGGAACGCTCGGCACTGTCCAGGTGGCCGGTTTCGAGGATCACGGCGTCGATCCGAATCGAGTGCTGATCGGGCACGTCGACCGGAATCTCGATTACGACTACATCCGTACGCTCGCCGGGACCGGGGTATGGCTCGGCTTCGATCACTGGACCAAGCCGAAGTACCCATCGGACGACATACGAATCTCGTTCGTGGAGAAACTGTTCGACGAGGGATTCACCAAGATCATGGTGTCCGGTGACCTCGGTCGTCCCAGCTATCAGCCGAGCTACGGGGGAACCCCCGGCTTTGCCGGGTTGACCACGCAGGTGCAGGGGCGGATGAACGACAAACTGATCCACCAGCTCTTCGTCGTCAATCCATCGCAGTTTTTCGCGTTCGAACCGGTCGGGAGCCGATAG
- a CDS encoding IclR family transcriptional regulator has translation MPAPTELEIDPKNHIASVVKATRILESFDRESPELSIQDLVERCGYTRTTTYRILDTLELTGWIERTASGGYKMTLRVFELASSVLGSFDLRTEASHVMSDLAAQYDENVYLVVPDGARAVCLDLIESSRPVRVMSLSVGRSLPLFIGGAPLALLAELEDTFLSRVLATGPLATPSGKPVPEEHLRQVLAETRARGYAISLEDVTPGVAALGACIFDRTGRPVAALSFGGFLANFTQPRQDELAAALIDGAQRISYRLGFRGKP, from the coding sequence ATGCCTGCACCGACAGAACTCGAAATCGACCCGAAAAACCACATCGCGTCGGTGGTCAAGGCGACGAGGATCTTGGAATCGTTCGATCGCGAGTCGCCTGAGCTGTCCATTCAGGATCTCGTCGAACGGTGCGGGTACACACGCACGACGACGTATCGCATCCTCGACACTCTCGAGCTCACCGGTTGGATCGAACGAACCGCATCCGGTGGCTACAAGATGACCTTGCGCGTATTCGAGCTGGCATCGAGCGTGCTCGGCAGCTTCGACCTTCGGACCGAGGCCAGTCACGTCATGTCCGATCTGGCCGCACAGTACGACGAGAACGTCTACCTCGTGGTGCCGGACGGTGCCCGAGCCGTATGTCTCGATCTGATCGAGAGCAGCCGTCCGGTACGCGTCATGTCACTGTCGGTCGGGCGATCGCTACCGTTGTTCATCGGCGGTGCGCCGTTGGCCTTGTTGGCCGAACTCGAAGACACATTCCTCTCACGCGTACTTGCGACTGGACCGCTTGCCACGCCGTCGGGAAAGCCCGTCCCCGAAGAACACCTCCGTCAGGTGTTGGCCGAGACGCGTGCTCGTGGGTATGCCATCAGCCTCGAGGACGTCACCCCGGGCGTCGCAGCCCTCGGCGCATGCATCTTCGACCGCACAGGCCGGCCTGTAGCGGCATTGAGTTTCGGAGGCTTTCTGGCGAACTTCACCCAACCACGCCAAGACGAGCTGGCAGCGGCATTGATCGATGGCGCGCAGCGTATTTCATATCGACTCGGATTCCGGGGAAAGCCGTGA
- a CDS encoding TerD family protein: MSSPILVKGQNISLPDDVTELDVIVSWVDPERDLDASALLVNSSGHVRSDADFVFYNQPESADATVRYRGSSSTDEGKQERVSIHLDSLAAEVEKVVIAGSSDDVPLGEFGKLSMQVRDQAGSVLGEFLTADASSERALVFGEVYRRNGVWKLRAVGHGWESGLGGLAQDFGVDVDDGEPEASANEVVVVEVADSHVLAVDTTGEIVDVSVVDVEPPKRGVRTKKPVAKKVAPPQFTLAGGEGWQTARLFSVSGVGSGEEQEKRATSALIATMQAVRPFARAICAHAGAPSGPFEGYLEVHFVKGEGKVIPDGVFRVSRAGQVWTALLEVKTGTGKLQKEQLENYLDVAKRHKYETVLSLSNDIPASAGELPVQVNKTKLNKVSLRHISWSEVIHEARMLLSHGDLADPLQAWILSEFVRYLTHPKSGATEFVDMGRHWVAVRDSVTAGTLRSGDVKALSVANTWASLSRHLALRMTADLGVPVKHHLPRKFSGDPQARNEYIVEQLVASGCLSATLRIPDAAGDVTVEADLRTNKIQCSTAIDAPTDGTALRRASWLLKQLKNAPADILVEAVFADPGEISCENLATVRSDTKSLTAGRISELQYFTLTSPTKMGSKRSGSAASFIGSVTDGLDAFYRDVVQPLKPWVPSAPESVSIENSGDSAVTSY, encoded by the coding sequence GTGAGTTCACCCATTCTCGTCAAGGGTCAGAACATTTCTCTGCCGGACGACGTGACCGAACTGGATGTCATCGTGTCCTGGGTAGACCCGGAGCGAGATCTCGATGCGTCTGCATTGCTGGTGAATTCGAGCGGGCACGTTCGGTCCGATGCAGACTTCGTCTTCTACAACCAGCCGGAGTCCGCGGACGCGACCGTACGCTACCGCGGGAGCAGTAGCACCGACGAAGGCAAACAGGAACGAGTGTCGATCCATCTCGATTCTCTCGCAGCCGAAGTCGAGAAGGTGGTCATCGCGGGTAGCTCCGACGATGTTCCATTGGGTGAATTCGGGAAACTGTCGATGCAGGTGCGGGATCAAGCAGGTTCGGTGCTCGGGGAGTTCCTCACTGCCGATGCGTCGTCGGAACGAGCATTGGTGTTCGGGGAGGTGTACCGACGGAACGGCGTGTGGAAACTACGCGCGGTCGGTCATGGCTGGGAATCCGGATTGGGTGGTTTGGCCCAGGACTTCGGCGTCGACGTCGACGACGGCGAGCCCGAAGCTTCGGCGAATGAAGTTGTCGTGGTCGAGGTCGCCGACTCGCACGTGCTGGCCGTCGATACGACCGGTGAGATCGTCGACGTCTCGGTTGTCGATGTCGAACCGCCGAAACGCGGCGTTCGCACCAAGAAGCCCGTTGCCAAGAAGGTCGCGCCGCCTCAGTTCACCCTGGCCGGGGGAGAGGGGTGGCAGACGGCTCGCCTGTTCTCCGTGTCCGGTGTCGGATCCGGTGAGGAGCAGGAGAAGAGGGCCACCTCGGCGCTGATCGCGACGATGCAGGCGGTTCGTCCGTTCGCTCGCGCAATCTGCGCACATGCCGGAGCGCCGTCCGGTCCCTTCGAGGGATACCTCGAAGTGCATTTCGTCAAGGGCGAGGGCAAGGTCATCCCCGACGGTGTGTTTCGAGTATCGCGCGCGGGCCAAGTGTGGACAGCGTTGCTGGAAGTGAAAACCGGCACCGGCAAGCTACAGAAAGAGCAGCTCGAGAATTACCTCGATGTCGCAAAACGACATAAATACGAGACCGTTCTGAGTTTGTCCAACGACATTCCGGCCTCCGCCGGTGAGCTCCCGGTCCAGGTGAACAAGACCAAGCTGAACAAGGTCTCCCTGCGGCATATCTCCTGGTCCGAGGTCATTCACGAGGCTCGAATGTTGTTGTCGCACGGCGACCTTGCGGATCCACTGCAAGCATGGATTCTGAGCGAATTCGTCCGGTATCTGACGCACCCGAAGTCAGGCGCGACGGAGTTCGTCGACATGGGTCGCCACTGGGTTGCAGTTCGCGACTCGGTCACCGCAGGAACGCTTCGCTCCGGCGATGTGAAGGCCTTGTCGGTGGCGAATACATGGGCGTCGCTGTCCAGGCACCTGGCCTTGCGGATGACTGCCGATCTCGGCGTTCCGGTGAAGCATCACCTCCCGAGGAAGTTCAGCGGAGATCCCCAGGCGCGCAACGAGTACATCGTCGAGCAACTCGTTGCCTCCGGTTGTCTCTCGGCCACATTGCGCATTCCTGATGCCGCCGGAGATGTCACTGTCGAAGCGGACCTGCGTACCAACAAGATTCAGTGCAGCACCGCTATCGACGCGCCGACCGACGGGACCGCGCTCCGACGAGCATCATGGCTGCTCAAGCAATTGAAGAACGCTCCTGCCGACATCCTGGTCGAAGCCGTGTTCGCAGACCCAGGCGAAATATCCTGCGAGAACTTGGCGACAGTGCGCTCGGACACCAAATCGTTGACCGCAGGCCGGATCAGCGAACTGCAGTACTTCACGCTGACGTCACCGACCAAGATGGGTAGCAAGCGCTCGGGATCGGCGGCCAGCTTCATCGGTAGCGTGACCGACGGTCTCGACGCCTTCTATCGGGATGTGGTGCAGCCTTTGAAGCCATGGGTCCCTTCGGCACCGGAATCGGTCTCGATCGAGAATTCAGGCGACTCGGCTGTGACCTCGTATTGA
- a CDS encoding amino acid ABC transporter ATP-binding protein — protein sequence MVEVRKMTKAYNDLVVLDDIDFTVEKGEVVLLLGPSGSGKSTLLRTLNCLETIESGTVRVCGEMMGYSEGVKRTPLSEAQIAKQRHHTGMVFQSFNLFPMMTALDNVASGPRHVLGTQKNKARRQAQELLDLVGLADKGGNYPSQLSGGQQQRVAIARALAMKPEVMLFDEPTSALDPEMVNEVLDVMLRLRDEGMTMVVVSHEMGFAKAAADRVVFMSDGKIVEEAPPREFFDNPKNARTQQFLSRIL from the coding sequence ATGGTCGAGGTCAGGAAGATGACCAAGGCCTACAACGATCTCGTCGTCCTCGACGACATCGATTTCACGGTGGAGAAAGGGGAAGTGGTCCTGCTGCTCGGGCCGTCGGGAAGTGGAAAGAGCACCTTGCTGCGCACGCTCAACTGTCTCGAGACCATTGAATCCGGGACCGTCCGAGTGTGCGGCGAGATGATGGGCTACTCAGAAGGGGTCAAGCGAACGCCGCTGTCGGAGGCGCAGATCGCCAAGCAGCGGCACCACACAGGAATGGTGTTCCAGAGCTTCAACCTGTTTCCCATGATGACGGCGCTGGACAACGTCGCATCGGGCCCACGTCATGTCCTCGGCACGCAGAAAAACAAGGCGCGCAGGCAAGCTCAGGAACTACTCGACCTCGTCGGCCTTGCAGACAAGGGAGGGAACTATCCGTCACAACTGTCCGGTGGTCAGCAGCAACGCGTGGCGATCGCACGAGCGTTGGCAATGAAGCCCGAAGTGATGTTGTTCGACGAGCCCACCTCTGCCCTCGATCCCGAGATGGTCAACGAGGTGCTCGACGTCATGCTTCGACTCCGAGACGAGGGTATGACGATGGTGGTGGTGAGCCACGAAATGGGCTTCGCGAAAGCGGCCGCAGACCGAGTCGTTTTCATGAGCGACGGGAAGATCGTGGAGGAAGCACCTCCGCGCGAGTTCTTCGACAATCCAAAAAACGCTCGTACACAACAGTTCTTGAGTCGTATCCTCTGA
- a CDS encoding amino acid ABC transporter permease, producing MWSWDAFFSILTSTQLLEGAWVTIWLTIVSMILGLALAVVVASARSSKLAPLRIVAGFYVWLMRGTPLLVQLVIIYTGLPQVGIKLGVIEAALVGLVLNEAAYLSEIVRSGLLSVPTGQTEAARALGMSPTKVFRVVVLPQALRVMIPPLGNSFNGLLKTTTLVSVISVQELLRRTQFLVQVNFRVLEGLCAAALYFLVLTTLWGLIQKMIEVRVGRGYDRNYRRKGGPSSPKLDDSAMKAEAVNR from the coding sequence ATGTGGTCCTGGGACGCATTCTTCTCCATCCTGACGAGCACCCAGCTGCTCGAGGGCGCGTGGGTCACGATCTGGCTCACCATAGTCAGCATGATCCTCGGACTCGCTCTCGCAGTGGTGGTCGCCTCCGCGCGATCATCCAAGCTCGCACCCCTGCGGATAGTCGCCGGGTTCTACGTGTGGCTGATGCGCGGCACGCCTCTACTGGTGCAGTTGGTGATCATCTATACCGGACTTCCTCAGGTCGGCATCAAATTGGGCGTGATCGAGGCGGCACTCGTGGGCCTGGTTCTCAACGAAGCCGCATACCTGTCGGAAATAGTCCGTTCCGGATTGCTCTCGGTTCCGACCGGACAGACCGAAGCGGCACGAGCCCTCGGCATGTCGCCCACGAAGGTCTTCCGCGTGGTGGTTCTCCCACAGGCGCTGCGGGTGATGATTCCTCCACTCGGCAACAGCTTCAACGGGTTGCTCAAGACCACAACTCTGGTGTCGGTCATCTCCGTACAGGAATTGCTGAGGCGGACCCAGTTCCTGGTGCAGGTGAATTTCCGAGTGCTGGAAGGGCTCTGCGCCGCAGCGTTGTACTTCCTGGTGCTGACGACTCTGTGGGGGTTGATTCAGAAGATGATCGAAGTCCGGGTAGGGCGTGGATACGACCGCAATTACCGTCGTAAGGGCGGTCCGTCGAGTCCGAAGCTCGACGACAGCGCAATGAAAGCCGAGGCCGTGAACCGATGA
- a CDS encoding MFS transporter, whose translation MRSLTINSVRDINDLIDLEDIRTRRHKLLLVLGLGGIAFEAFYLAVLSAGTSPMTEQLGLSANEVGLVSSYGYIATLIAALTCGFLADRLGRVKLMVLAKIVAVVALIIMATAPNFWILVLGRCLAGAAYGIDLGVAMAYLAEFLPKLRRHLLNFWQAQWYISSSFALLVVLGLYNLDLGLDIWRWALGAAAVFAVIVTVGQMLFMPESPRWLAEKNDLARLKKSLEQVYEIEPIFPASGILAVDADRPDTAKWSDLFNSTYRRRTILANGVTAMQALQYYAVAYYLPVIALTLFGKGFGEAIFGSLVFNLFGIVGGVASIWVARKLGAHGAAMYGFLAVAAMILILGVFFDSLPTALMFLVPALFIFFHSAGPGVSGLTMAAMAYPSDLRGRGGQIATVSQSLGGIVGLYAFPNMVEAYGLATTITIFAIVPLIGVGVCKAIMWEPFDEGEAVALEAEAKIGKPLEGQSA comes from the coding sequence ATGCGATCTCTGACGATCAATTCGGTTCGAGACATCAACGATCTGATCGACCTCGAAGACATTCGAACCCGCCGCCACAAATTACTCCTCGTTCTGGGGCTCGGCGGTATTGCATTCGAAGCCTTCTATCTCGCGGTCCTCAGCGCCGGCACCAGCCCCATGACCGAACAGCTCGGCCTCAGTGCCAACGAAGTGGGTCTGGTCAGTTCCTACGGGTACATCGCCACACTTATTGCCGCATTGACATGCGGTTTCCTTGCCGACCGCCTCGGTCGCGTCAAGCTCATGGTTCTGGCTAAGATCGTCGCGGTCGTGGCCTTGATCATCATGGCCACCGCACCCAACTTCTGGATCCTCGTTCTGGGTCGCTGCCTGGCAGGCGCCGCGTACGGTATCGACCTCGGCGTTGCCATGGCGTACCTGGCGGAGTTCCTACCCAAGCTGCGTCGTCACCTGCTCAACTTCTGGCAGGCGCAGTGGTACATCTCCAGCTCGTTCGCACTCCTCGTCGTCCTCGGTCTGTACAACCTCGACCTCGGTCTGGACATCTGGCGCTGGGCGCTCGGTGCAGCGGCCGTGTTCGCGGTCATCGTCACTGTCGGCCAGATGCTGTTCATGCCCGAGAGTCCACGGTGGCTCGCAGAGAAGAACGATCTGGCGCGGTTGAAGAAGTCTCTCGAGCAGGTGTACGAGATCGAACCGATATTCCCCGCCTCGGGGATCCTGGCCGTCGATGCGGACCGTCCGGACACGGCCAAATGGTCCGACCTGTTCAACTCGACCTATCGCCGTCGTACCATCCTGGCCAACGGTGTCACCGCCATGCAGGCATTGCAGTACTACGCCGTCGCCTACTACCTTCCGGTGATCGCTCTGACATTGTTCGGAAAGGGTTTCGGTGAGGCCATCTTCGGCTCACTGGTGTTCAATCTGTTCGGCATCGTGGGTGGCGTGGCGTCCATCTGGGTCGCTCGCAAGCTCGGAGCGCACGGCGCGGCGATGTACGGGTTCTTGGCCGTCGCCGCCATGATCCTGATCCTCGGTGTCTTCTTCGACTCGCTCCCTACGGCATTGATGTTCCTCGTGCCTGCCCTGTTCATCTTCTTCCACTCTGCCGGTCCCGGTGTTTCGGGTCTGACAATGGCCGCCATGGCGTACCCCAGCGATCTTCGAGGCCGCGGTGGCCAGATCGCCACGGTGTCGCAGAGTCTGGGCGGGATAGTCGGCCTCTACGCCTTCCCCAACATGGTCGAGGCGTACGGACTGGCGACCACCATCACGATCTTCGCCATCGTTCCTCTCATCGGCGTCGGTGTGTGCAAGGCGATAATGTGGGAGCCGTTCGACGAGGGTGAGGCTGTGGCCCTCGAAGCCGAAGCCAAGATCGGCAAGCCACTCGAAGGTCAGTCCGCATGA
- a CDS encoding MFS transporter, translating into MSAQSTVKSHAKPTISSPEDVERIIDEGGVKGRMHWIILGLALAGLGFEAFYTGALSGGMSAISEQLGLGGNDVGTLSAIGYSASVLAALTCAKLGDRIGRVRFLVIAKALAVVGALTMMSAQSYGMLLSGRLIGGIAYGIDLGIALAYLAELLPKNKRSWLSFSQAQWYTSTSLALLVTLAAYELGAGLDVWRWSLGVAGAIAFVLLLARIWFMPESPKWLAARGDLPGAARSLTRILGREVTVDRSRMAEVVPAPAIKVKWSALWAREYRQRTVLANIVGFTEALQYFAIGFYLPIISMDLFGSGFAMAITGSIVFNLFGIVGGVLAVYFARRFGVRISSAWGFAGVALAIFVLATWSDMPILAGFLVPSFFIFCHAAAPGTAGLTMGPLAYRSELRARGSQLVTISRSAAGVVGLFCFPVMREAFGTPTTLLILMAAPLVGLLACLIIKWEPLSDKSDRELHDIGVRQAHDRSLLIDTEDGATR; encoded by the coding sequence ATGAGCGCGCAGTCGACCGTCAAGTCCCACGCGAAACCGACCATCAGCTCGCCAGAGGACGTCGAGCGCATCATCGACGAAGGTGGCGTCAAAGGCCGGATGCATTGGATCATCCTGGGTCTCGCTCTGGCGGGGTTGGGCTTCGAAGCCTTCTACACCGGGGCGCTCAGTGGCGGCATGAGTGCTATCAGCGAGCAGCTCGGTCTGGGTGGCAACGATGTCGGTACGCTCAGCGCAATCGGTTACAGCGCAAGTGTTCTGGCAGCCCTGACGTGCGCGAAGTTGGGCGATCGCATCGGTCGAGTTCGTTTCCTCGTCATTGCGAAGGCACTCGCCGTCGTCGGTGCGCTGACGATGATGTCGGCTCAGTCGTACGGCATGTTGCTCAGTGGCAGGCTAATCGGCGGAATCGCGTACGGTATCGACCTCGGTATCGCTCTCGCGTACCTCGCCGAGCTCCTACCGAAGAACAAGCGAAGTTGGCTGAGCTTCTCGCAAGCCCAGTGGTACACGTCGACCAGCTTGGCCTTGCTCGTGACGCTCGCAGCCTACGAACTCGGCGCGGGCCTCGACGTCTGGCGATGGAGTCTCGGTGTCGCCGGTGCTATCGCGTTCGTGCTTCTTCTCGCCCGCATCTGGTTCATGCCGGAGAGTCCGAAATGGCTTGCGGCGCGGGGTGATCTCCCCGGCGCGGCACGGTCACTGACTCGGATCCTCGGCCGTGAGGTGACCGTCGATCGGTCGCGGATGGCCGAAGTCGTTCCGGCTCCGGCGATCAAGGTGAAGTGGTCGGCGTTGTGGGCCAGGGAATATCGACAGCGCACCGTCCTGGCGAATATCGTGGGATTCACCGAGGCGTTGCAGTACTTCGCCATCGGTTTCTACCTGCCCATCATCTCGATGGATCTGTTCGGCTCGGGGTTCGCGATGGCAATCACGGGGTCGATCGTGTTCAACCTGTTCGGCATCGTCGGTGGAGTTCTCGCGGTGTACTTCGCTCGCCGCTTCGGTGTTCGGATCAGTTCGGCCTGGGGATTCGCCGGTGTGGCACTGGCGATCTTCGTGCTCGCGACGTGGTCCGACATGCCGATCCTGGCCGGATTCCTGGTTCCGTCCTTCTTCATCTTCTGTCACGCAGCCGCTCCGGGCACCGCCGGGCTGACTATGGGACCGCTGGCGTACCGAAGTGAACTGCGCGCTCGCGGCTCGCAATTGGTCACTATCTCACGCAGCGCAGCCGGTGTCGTCGGACTGTTCTGCTTCCCGGTGATGCGCGAAGCCTTCGGTACACCGACAACGCTGCTGATCCTGATGGCTGCACCGTTGGTCGGACTTCTCGCGTGCCTGATCATCAAATGGGAGCCGTTGAGCGACAAGTCGGACCGCGAACTCCACGACATCGGCGTTCGACAGGCCCACGATCGATCGCTTCTGATCGACACCGAAGATGGAGCCACTAGGTGA
- a CDS encoding FGGY-family carbohydrate kinase yields MSDSPPPTVLVGVDKGTSSIKAIAVDAFTGMVLAESGCPTPSVRTGSDRHEEDCDKTWETTARTIAEVVDRLPADTRFLAVGVTGHMGGLWALDDGGTPVGNAICWPDARAADVLDDVIDRDSEGTLYSLGGNAMIPGMPYPLLAWLKMHEPQRYSRISTVFMAKDYVNYRLTGVIATEESDLSFWPCDLAARSTSGYIFEAFGIPEAEKFVPSVLSSSSVMGRVTPEASAMTGLPVGTVVAAGCGDATANMIGVGAQGDGQATTTLGTSLMNGTSSAQPLFDPPGVGFSFLMPEGRWQRQITNSGGGTLCLDWVVETFCSDLADEIKRGESSFGAVVADAAARTEPGNDGLIFHPYLNTAGATAPFVNVQARGSFVGFGMDTTVDNLIRGVLEGTALSIRHCYEAMPTDITEIRLTGGGARSAAWCQIISDVLQKQMTVPDVSESGALGAAMLGGVAVGHYRDIAHATATLVRDGAVYSPDPDTASTYDDMFRTYRALLGPLEPVWAAQFTFAHSQQETS; encoded by the coding sequence ATGTCTGACTCTCCGCCGCCCACTGTGCTCGTCGGTGTCGACAAGGGCACCAGTTCGATCAAGGCCATCGCGGTGGATGCGTTCACGGGAATGGTGCTGGCGGAATCCGGGTGTCCGACGCCGTCTGTCCGCACCGGTAGCGACCGTCACGAGGAAGACTGTGACAAGACCTGGGAAACTACTGCCCGAACCATTGCCGAAGTAGTGGACCGACTGCCCGCCGATACGCGTTTTCTGGCGGTAGGGGTGACCGGGCACATGGGTGGACTATGGGCGCTCGATGATGGAGGGACCCCGGTCGGAAACGCCATTTGTTGGCCTGACGCGCGAGCAGCTGACGTTCTCGACGACGTGATCGACCGAGACTCCGAGGGAACGTTGTACTCGCTCGGCGGAAACGCGATGATCCCGGGCATGCCCTACCCGCTGCTTGCTTGGTTGAAAATGCATGAGCCGCAGAGGTACTCGCGCATCTCGACCGTGTTCATGGCGAAGGACTACGTGAATTATCGACTCACCGGTGTGATCGCCACCGAGGAGTCCGATCTGTCCTTCTGGCCGTGCGACCTGGCAGCGCGATCGACATCCGGTTACATATTCGAAGCGTTCGGTATTCCGGAGGCCGAAAAATTCGTTCCCTCCGTACTGTCGAGCTCTTCGGTCATGGGCCGTGTCACGCCCGAAGCATCCGCGATGACTGGACTTCCGGTGGGGACGGTTGTCGCTGCCGGTTGCGGCGACGCGACGGCGAATATGATCGGCGTCGGCGCGCAGGGGGACGGCCAAGCCACCACGACGCTCGGCACCAGCCTGATGAACGGCACGTCGAGCGCGCAACCGCTGTTCGACCCGCCCGGAGTGGGTTTCAGCTTCCTGATGCCCGAAGGTCGCTGGCAGCGTCAGATCACCAACTCCGGTGGCGGAACACTCTGCCTGGATTGGGTCGTGGAGACTTTCTGCAGCGACTTGGCGGACGAGATCAAACGCGGTGAGAGCTCGTTCGGAGCTGTTGTCGCGGACGCCGCCGCACGCACAGAGCCCGGGAACGACGGGTTGATCTTCCACCCCTATCTCAACACTGCCGGAGCCACAGCACCGTTCGTCAACGTGCAGGCGCGAGGTAGCTTCGTCGGATTCGGTATGGACACCACAGTGGACAACCTGATCCGTGGCGTACTGGAAGGAACCGCTCTCTCCATCCGTCACTGCTACGAGGCGATGCCGACCGACATCACCGAAATTCGACTCACCGGAGGCGGAGCGCGCAGCGCCGCCTGGTGTCAGATCATCTCCGACGTCTTGCAGAAGCAGATGACAGTGCCCGATGTCTCCGAGTCAGGTGCACTCGGAGCCGCCATGCTGGGCGGGGTAGCGGTCGGACACTATCGCGATATTGCCCACGCCACAGCGACACTCGTGCGGGACGGCGCTGTGTACAGCCCCGACCCGGACACCGCCTCCACCTACGACGACATGTTTCGTACCTATCGAGCTCTGCTCGGGCCGCTCGAGCCCGTCTGGGCCGCGCAATTCACTTTCGCCCATTCACAACAGGAGACTTCATGA
- a CDS encoding HAD family hydrolase, with the protein MAADTQGDSGILFDFDGTLVDSGAAIVAAYRSTFEEQLGVSLPAELEDPHVLMAPRPMEVFATWSDGDPEELVAAYGAHYIGGAYRHVRPYEGTLDLFSELATSGTKFGIVTNKSRQRLLLDLEWVGIDPASLSCIVTADDSIQRKPDPTPIHLGVERSGIDPTGSWYVGDGPQDILAGRAAGLRTAGANYGYYGPHMLSEYAPDLSLEAPLDALGLLSTPHPPTSSRTQPMRL; encoded by the coding sequence GTGGCCGCCGATACGCAGGGTGACAGCGGAATCCTGTTCGACTTCGACGGCACGCTGGTCGACTCGGGCGCTGCGATAGTCGCTGCTTACCGCAGCACGTTCGAGGAGCAGTTGGGGGTCTCGCTGCCCGCCGAGTTGGAGGACCCGCACGTACTGATGGCCCCGCGCCCGATGGAGGTGTTCGCAACGTGGTCGGATGGTGATCCGGAGGAGCTCGTTGCTGCATATGGTGCCCACTACATCGGTGGGGCGTACCGGCACGTGAGACCGTACGAAGGAACTCTAGATTTGTTCTCCGAATTAGCAACCAGCGGAACGAAATTCGGTATAGTTACCAACAAGTCGCGGCAACGATTGCTACTCGATCTCGAGTGGGTGGGAATCGACCCGGCTTCGCTCAGCTGCATCGTCACAGCCGATGATTCGATACAACGCAAACCGGATCCGACCCCGATCCACCTCGGAGTCGAACGGTCGGGTATCGACCCGACCGGTTCCTGGTACGTCGGCGACGGTCCGCAGGACATTCTTGCCGGGAGAGCCGCCGGCCTGCGCACTGCGGGCGCGAACTACGGCTACTACGGCCCCCACATGCTTTCGGAATACGCGCCTGATCTCTCGCTGGAGGCTCCTCTCGACGCCCTCGGCCTCCTCTCGACACCCCACCCCCCAACATCTAGTCGGACACAACCGATGAGGTTGTGA